From the genome of Spinacia oleracea cultivar Varoflay chromosome 2, BTI_SOV_V1, whole genome shotgun sequence, one region includes:
- the LOC110774990 gene encoding UBP1-associated proteins 1C isoform X2 encodes MVSVRVEKYGPKGQAANGTPAKPNKEKSKPDVDINVGLSTRPPWFCSLCNTRATSQQALLLHADGKKHRGKARAFAANQQPNPPQEGAVTNKDSTENTPKNEVPNDKSTEDNKESPMNGNVTVKKRKNDASNNTEKCANGVSNGTVTQTEAEETPKKSKKARKELEVKGTEKKKAKNEAEKGGKTGTEKEGSEQKIKWKKLISSVLKSAPDGALKMKKLPKLVLKSLHESGIAVDDSEFRATLEDKVNSSSKFIVDGKYVRLVV; translated from the exons ATGGTTAGTGTGAGAGTG GAAAAGTACGGTCCAAAGGGTCAAGCAGCAAATGGAACACCTGCAAAGCCCAACAAGGAGAAGTCGAAGCCAGATGTTGATATAAATGTCGGATTATCTACCAGACCTCCATGGTTTTGCAG TCTCTGCAACACCAGAGCCACTAGTCAGCAGGCTTTGCTTTTGCATGCTGATGGGAAGAAGCACCGAGGAAAGGCCCGAGCCTTTGCTGCAAACCAACAGCCTAATCCACCACAGGAAGGGGCTGTAACCAATAAAGACTCTACAGAAAACACTCCCAAGAATGAAGTTCCAAATGACAAAAGTACTGAGGATAACAAAGAGAGTCCTATGAATGGGAATGTTACtgtgaaaaagagaaaaaatgaCGCGTCTAATAACACCGAGAAATGTGCCAATGGAGTAAGTAATGGTACTGTTACTCAAACAGAAGCAGAGGAAACACCCAAGAAGTCAAAGAAAGCGAGAAAAGAATTGGAGGTGAAAGGTACAGAGAAGAAGAAAGCCAAAAATGAAGCAGAGAAGGGAGGTAAAACTGGTACGGAGAAAGAAGGTTCTGAACAGAAAATAAAGTGGAAGAAGCTGATTTCATCAGTGCTTAAATCT GCTCCAGACGGAGCATTGAAGATGAAGAAATTACCGAAACTGGTGTTGAAAAGTCTCCACGAGTCCGGCATTGCAGTAGACGATAGCGAATTTAGAGCTACTCTTGAAGACAAG GTTAATTCGAGCTCGAAATTTATAGTTGATGGCAAGTATGTAAGGTTGGTGGTTTAA
- the LOC130466759 gene encoding uncharacterized protein, protein MANNNQNIIMGSELMVKLNLTNFLEWEAKLVEIVRLNGLEYVLLHPMPSYYARDMTPERFSAWDADLKKVMSLMLSNVPDEWARRFVAYEPFTLIKNLRDICRGSTEDKDLNVHELIESMSGLKVSSPNRCYRMEVQETHVQLIRTKQRVGVPLRFHVDLMLSYFDRLSLLGTPISERMTISILLNSLHSGFGRFKQLYLSEPREETVAEFVHLVRKAEIILDCEAKDLLKAKGRPFKKSRKSKGNAKSKQDKSTSSCLYCDGIGHYKRECPKLKEDQKNGTVVPFSGTKKK, encoded by the exons atggcaaataacaatcaaaacatcatcatgggttctgagcttatggtcaagctgaacctaacaaactttcttgaatgggaagctaagctagttgaaatagtcagactcaatggacttgagtatgtactgttacatcccatgccaagctactatgccagagacatgacccctgaaagattttccgcctgggatgcggatctcaaaaaggttatgagtctcatgctgagcaatgtccctgatgaatgggctagaaggtttgtagcttatgaaccttttacgctcatcaagaatctgagggatatctgtcgtggaagcacggaggacaaggacctgaacgtccatgagttgattgaatcaatgtctggtctaaaggttagttctcccaacaggtgttataggatggaggtccaagaaacacatgttcagctcattcgcactaaacaaagggtaggcgtcccactaaggttccatgtggatcttatgctttcatatttcgatcgcctaagtttgctaggaacaccaataagcgaaaggatgacaATCTCTAttttgctcaattcactgcacagtgggtttggtcgcttcaagcaactatacctaagtgaaccaagagaagaaacagttgcagaatttgttcaccttgtcagaaaggctgagataatactggactgtgaagccaaagatttactcaaagctaaagggagaccgttcaagaaaagtagaaagtccaagggcaatgctaaatcaaagcaggacaagtccacatcaagctgtctttattgtgatggaataggccattacaaaagagagtgtccaaagctaaaggaagatcagaagaacggaacagtcgttccattttcag ggactaagaagaagtag
- the LOC110774990 gene encoding UBP1-associated proteins 1C isoform X1, whose product MVWFQCEACGEELKKPKLSNHFQRCSAYKLSCIDCGQMFDRQSAQGHTQCITEAEKYGPKGQAANGTPAKPNKEKSKPDVDINVGLSTRPPWFCSLCNTRATSQQALLLHADGKKHRGKARAFAANQQPNPPQEGAVTNKDSTENTPKNEVPNDKSTEDNKESPMNGNVTVKKRKNDASNNTEKCANGVSNGTVTQTEAEETPKKSKKARKELEVKGTEKKKAKNEAEKGGKTGTEKEGSEQKIKWKKLISSVLKSAPDGALKMKKLPKLVLKSLHESGIAVDDSEFRATLEDKVNSSSKFIVDGKYVRLVV is encoded by the exons ATGGTTTGGTTTCAATGCGAAGCTTGTGGGGAAGAACTCAAAAAGCCTAAACTCTCCAATCACTTCCAGCGCTGCTCTGCATACAAG CTATCATGCATAGATTGTGGGCAGATGTTCGATAGGCAAAGTGCTCAAGGTCACACTCAATGCATCACTGAAGCT GAAAAGTACGGTCCAAAGGGTCAAGCAGCAAATGGAACACCTGCAAAGCCCAACAAGGAGAAGTCGAAGCCAGATGTTGATATAAATGTCGGATTATCTACCAGACCTCCATGGTTTTGCAG TCTCTGCAACACCAGAGCCACTAGTCAGCAGGCTTTGCTTTTGCATGCTGATGGGAAGAAGCACCGAGGAAAGGCCCGAGCCTTTGCTGCAAACCAACAGCCTAATCCACCACAGGAAGGGGCTGTAACCAATAAAGACTCTACAGAAAACACTCCCAAGAATGAAGTTCCAAATGACAAAAGTACTGAGGATAACAAAGAGAGTCCTATGAATGGGAATGTTACtgtgaaaaagagaaaaaatgaCGCGTCTAATAACACCGAGAAATGTGCCAATGGAGTAAGTAATGGTACTGTTACTCAAACAGAAGCAGAGGAAACACCCAAGAAGTCAAAGAAAGCGAGAAAAGAATTGGAGGTGAAAGGTACAGAGAAGAAGAAAGCCAAAAATGAAGCAGAGAAGGGAGGTAAAACTGGTACGGAGAAAGAAGGTTCTGAACAGAAAATAAAGTGGAAGAAGCTGATTTCATCAGTGCTTAAATCT GCTCCAGACGGAGCATTGAAGATGAAGAAATTACCGAAACTGGTGTTGAAAAGTCTCCACGAGTCCGGCATTGCAGTAGACGATAGCGAATTTAGAGCTACTCTTGAAGACAAG GTTAATTCGAGCTCGAAATTTATAGTTGATGGCAAGTATGTAAGGTTGGTGGTTTAA